The Nothobranchius furzeri strain GRZ-AD chromosome 6, NfurGRZ-RIMD1, whole genome shotgun sequence genome includes a region encoding these proteins:
- the dolpp1 gene encoding dolichyldiphosphatase 1, with product MAFEEQCSAPPRWQAISVIHVEFPEGDLTGKLLAYISLLPIAILVGFVTLIVFKRELHTISFFVGLLLNEGVNWLLKHILREPRPCAGVHPTVHTEYGMPSNHSQLTWFFVVYFFLFLYLRMHQTNNARCVDLLWRHILSIFLLGMALSVSYSRVYLLYHTWSQVFYGGVAGSTMAIFWFFVTQEVLTPLFPKIAAWPVSEYFLVRDTSLIPNILWFEYTVTRSEARNRQRKLGTKLQ from the exons ATGGCGTTTGAAGAGCAGTGCTCGGCACCACCTCGATGGCAGGCCATATCCGTGATACACGTAGAGTTCCCTGAAG GTGACCTCACAGGGAAGCTGTTGGCCTACATCAGTCTCCTACCCATCGCTATTTTAGTGGGTTTTGTCACACTCATAGTGTTTAAACGGGAACTGCACACA ATATCATTCTTTGTTGGACTCCTCCTGAATGAAGGAGTGAACTGGCTGCTCAAACACATTCTCAGAGAGCCACGCCCTTGTGCAG GGGTTCACCCAACTGTGCACACAGAATACGGGATGCCCTCTAACCATTCCCAGCTTACCTGGTTCTTTGTTGTTTACTTCTTTCTTTTTCTATATTTAAG AATGCATCAAACGAACAATGCTCGATGTGTGGATCTGCTGTGGAGACACATACTGTCTATTTTCCTGCTGGGCATGGCCTTGTCGGTCTCATACAGCAG AGTTTACCTGTTGTATCACACATGGAGCCAGGTTTTCTATGGTGGAGTAGCTGGCAGTACAATGGCTATATTCTGGTTCTTCGTCACACAGGAGGTGCTGACACCGTTATTCCCCAAAATTGCAGCATG GCCAGTATCGGAGTACTTCCTGGTGAGGGACACAAGCTTGATCCCCAACATCTTATGGTTCGAGTATACAGTGACCCGATCAGAAGCGAG gAACAGACAACGAAAGCTCGGAACAAAACTTCAGTGA